One genomic window of Arachis hypogaea cultivar Tifrunner chromosome 8, arahy.Tifrunner.gnm2.J5K5, whole genome shotgun sequence includes the following:
- the LOC112707332 gene encoding uncharacterized protein, whose protein sequence is MILLNLGSLQAIAMKDCVLIFEYNRKGGQAFLESLLPRLNPKNCNGGPSMPFELEIWLQLAYSWMRFSEEIKAILGTTVKHKVLLVSNELFFLFKFIMRKTCILFAYVKFLFDLVMQQICSLVLGTPFYIHAIYIISLFSLY, encoded by the exons ATGATACTTCTAAATCTGGGCTCCCTTCAAGCAATAGCAATGAAAGATTGTGTACTTATATTTGAATATAATCG TAAAGGAGGGCAAGCTTTTCTGGAGTCATTGTTGCCCAGGTTGAACCCCAAGAACTGTAACGGAGGGCCATCAATGCCATTTGAACTCGAG ATTTGGCTACAACTTGCTTATAGTTGGATGAGGTTTTCTGAAGAGATAAAGGCGATTCTTGGCACAACAGTGAAGCACAAAGTCCTTTTGGTTTCAAATGaactattttttttgttcaagTTCATCATGAGAAAAACATGTATTTTATTTGcttatgttaaatttttatttgacttGGTAATGCAGCAAATATGTTCATTGGTACTTGGAACACCTTTCTATATACatgcaatatatattattagccTATTCTCCCTATAttga